The following proteins are encoded in a genomic region of Saccharopolyspora antimicrobica:
- a CDS encoding LLM class F420-dependent oxidoreductase, whose translation MAISLGKLGVWQIFTELNPDLAVELEGLGYGTIWIGGAPGDLRLAEQLLDATREITVATGIVNIWKYDATTVADAFHRVDAKHPGRFVLGIGAGHREMNDDYRKPYQALVDYLDALDAAGVPQSQRVLAALGPKVLELARDRAAGAHPYLTTPEHTRHAGEILGDALLAPEQKVVVDTDPQRAREAGRDIVGRYLQLSNYTRNLRRHGFTAEDVTPPGTDRLVDALALHGAPEQIAEGIGAHLRSGADHVAIQVLGDLLPGYRALAAALR comes from the coding sequence ATGGCCATCTCACTCGGCAAGCTCGGAGTCTGGCAGATCTTCACGGAGCTGAACCCGGATCTGGCGGTGGAGCTCGAAGGGCTCGGCTACGGGACCATTTGGATCGGCGGCGCACCCGGGGATCTCCGCCTCGCCGAACAGCTGCTCGACGCCACCCGCGAGATCACCGTCGCCACCGGCATCGTGAACATCTGGAAGTACGACGCGACGACCGTCGCCGATGCGTTCCACCGGGTCGACGCCAAGCACCCGGGCCGCTTCGTGCTGGGCATCGGCGCCGGTCACCGCGAGATGAACGACGACTACCGGAAGCCGTACCAGGCGCTGGTCGACTACCTCGACGCGCTGGACGCCGCGGGCGTCCCGCAGTCGCAGCGGGTGCTCGCCGCTCTCGGCCCGAAGGTGCTCGAACTCGCGCGCGACCGCGCGGCCGGTGCGCACCCGTACCTGACCACGCCCGAGCACACCCGGCACGCCGGGGAGATCCTCGGCGACGCGCTGCTCGCACCGGAGCAGAAGGTCGTCGTCGACACCGACCCGCAGCGCGCTCGGGAGGCCGGTCGCGACATCGTCGGCAGGTACCTGCAGCTGTCCAACTACACCCGCAACCTGCGGCGCCACGGATTCACCGCGGAAGACGTCACGCCGCCGGGAACCGACCGGCTCGTCGACGCACTGGCCCTGCACGGGGCACCGGAGCAGATCGCCGAAGGCATCGGTGCGCATCTCCGGTCGGGCGCCGACCACGTGGCGATCCAGGTCCTCGGCGACCTGCTGCCCGGCTACCGCGCCTTGGCCGCGGCGCTCCGCTGA
- a CDS encoding SigE family RNA polymerase sigma factor: MSIALPVTAWPGDGLAAMDELTSKLTDLYQEHYKQLLRIAVLLVDDRAAAEDIVQDAYVRVFDSRTRLRDPDKALAFLRQAVLNRARSMLRRRMVAKKYQPKLATEDSQPDDTGRGVDRAVLKVALAKLPRRQREAVVLRYYADLSEIRTAEVMGCSQGAVKSYCSRGISRLSELLGERV; the protein is encoded by the coding sequence GTGTCGATCGCATTGCCCGTGACCGCCTGGCCGGGCGACGGGCTGGCGGCCATGGATGAACTGACGAGCAAGCTCACCGACCTCTACCAGGAGCACTACAAGCAGCTGCTGCGCATCGCCGTTCTGCTGGTGGACGACCGGGCCGCCGCGGAGGACATCGTGCAGGACGCCTACGTGCGGGTGTTCGACTCGCGCACCAGGCTGCGCGATCCCGACAAGGCGCTGGCGTTCCTCCGGCAGGCGGTGCTCAACCGGGCCCGCTCGATGCTGCGGCGGCGGATGGTGGCCAAGAAGTACCAGCCCAAGCTGGCCACCGAGGACAGCCAGCCCGACGACACCGGCCGCGGCGTCGACCGAGCGGTGCTCAAGGTCGCGCTCGCGAAGCTGCCGCGCAGGCAGCGGGAGGCCGTGGTGCTGCGCTACTACGCCGACCTCAGCGAAATCCGCACCGCCGAGGTGATGGGATGCAGCCAGGGGGCGGTGAAGTCGTACTGCTCGCGGGGGATCTCGCGACTGTCCGAGCTGCTGGGGGAGCGGGTGTGA
- a CDS encoding LysE family translocator, giving the protein MDLGIVLAFIGAAAVISLVPGPDMMFILANGISSGPRGGVVAAVGMSTGVLVHTVAAALGLTAVFQAVPAALEVVRIAGIAFLLYLAVQSLRSSVLPDVRAAPSRSMGRIYALAVLTNVSNPKVILFYLAFVPQFVSTDAAWPVPVQLLALGGVLLAVGICVDAAVGLASGGLSNLLVRRPGIQRWLDRAAGVLFGGLALRLATEDLR; this is encoded by the coding sequence GTGGATCTCGGAATCGTGTTGGCGTTCATCGGCGCGGCAGCGGTGATCTCGCTGGTGCCGGGCCCGGACATGATGTTCATCCTGGCCAACGGAATCTCCTCCGGGCCGCGCGGCGGAGTGGTGGCCGCGGTCGGCATGTCCACCGGCGTGCTCGTGCACACCGTCGCAGCCGCGCTCGGCCTGACCGCCGTATTCCAGGCGGTGCCCGCCGCGCTGGAAGTGGTCCGGATCGCCGGGATCGCGTTCCTGCTCTACCTGGCGGTCCAGTCGTTGCGCTCATCGGTGCTGCCGGACGTGCGCGCAGCGCCGTCGAGGTCGATGGGCCGGATCTACGCCCTGGCGGTGCTGACCAACGTCTCCAACCCCAAGGTGATCCTGTTCTACCTGGCGTTCGTCCCGCAGTTCGTCTCGACCGACGCGGCCTGGCCGGTCCCGGTGCAGCTGCTGGCCCTCGGCGGCGTGCTGCTCGCGGTGGGGATCTGCGTGGACGCCGCGGTCGGCCTGGCTTCCGGAGGCCTGTCGAACCTCCTGGTCCGCCGGCCCGGGATCCAGCGCTGGCTGGACAGAGCCGCCGGTGTCCTCTTCGGCGGCCTGGCCCTGCGCCTGGCCACCGAAGACCTCCGGTAG
- a CDS encoding class I SAM-dependent DNA methyltransferase: MEFSGFDSRGYRTVDVRTGYGEWVGKYEDTVEDVMDLALLERLREPEWSTVGRAADLGCGTGRTGQWLRGKGVPAIDGVDLTPEMLALAERRGAHDSLTEADVTSTGLDAGTYDLVISSLVDEHLDDLAPFYREAWRIAAPKAAFVLVAFHPHFIMTSGMPTHFTNDAGESVAITTNVHLISDHVTAAVAAGWRLAELHEGLIDDAWLAVKPKWARFRNHPISAAYVWRKDG; encoded by the coding sequence ATGGAGTTCAGTGGGTTTGACTCGCGCGGGTACCGGACCGTTGATGTGCGCACCGGCTACGGGGAGTGGGTCGGCAAGTACGAGGACACCGTCGAGGACGTCATGGACCTCGCGCTGCTGGAGCGGTTGCGGGAGCCGGAGTGGAGCACCGTCGGACGGGCCGCCGATCTCGGCTGCGGGACCGGGCGGACCGGGCAGTGGTTGCGAGGCAAGGGAGTTCCGGCGATCGACGGTGTCGACCTGACCCCGGAGATGCTGGCGCTCGCCGAGCGGCGCGGGGCGCACGACAGCCTCACCGAGGCCGACGTCACCAGCACCGGGCTGGACGCGGGCACCTACGACCTGGTGATCTCCTCGCTGGTGGACGAGCACCTCGACGACCTGGCGCCCTTCTACCGGGAGGCGTGGCGGATCGCCGCGCCGAAGGCCGCGTTCGTGCTGGTCGCGTTCCACCCGCACTTCATCATGACCTCCGGCATGCCCACGCACTTCACCAACGACGCCGGGGAGTCGGTGGCGATCACCACCAACGTGCACCTGATCAGCGACCACGTCACCGCCGCTGTGGCGGCCGGCTGGCGGCTGGCCGAGCTGCACGAGGGCCTGATCGACGACGCCTGGCTCGCGGTGAAGCCCAAGTGGGCCCGCTTCCGCAACCACCCGATCTCCGCCGCCTACGTCTGGCGCAAGGACGGCTGA
- a CDS encoding carbon starvation CstA family protein, with the protein MTPKEIAIWVLVAIVGAVAWGVIALGRGEEISAAWLVFAALASYAIGYRFYARFLTYKVLKADDTRATPAERLNNGTDFQPTDRRVLFGHHFAAIAGAGPLVGPVLAAQMGYLPGTIWIIVGVIFAGAVQDMVVLFFSTRRNGRSLGQMAREEIGPVGGVAALIAVLAIMIILLAVLALVVVGALKGSPWGTFSIGMTIPIALFMGFYLRYLRPGKIVETSVIGVALLMLSIVAGSWVANSALAGFFTLSGNQLTFALIIYGFIASVLPVWMLLAPRDYLSTFMKVGVVVMLAVSLLIALPVMKTQAITEFALNGQGPVFSGSLFPFVFITIACGALSGFHALVSSGTTPKMLEKESQVRVIGYGGMLTESFVAIMALAAACIIDPGLYFAMNMPATALGDTLESASQAVAGIGFQITPEQLAAAAASVEEETLVGRSGGAPTLAVGLAEVFSQVLGGDAMKAFWYHFAVMFEALFILTTVDAGTRVGRFMLQDTVGNVWKRFGDVSWKPGNWIASAVIVGAWGYFLWAGVNDPLGGINQLFPLFGIANQLLAAVALAVATTLLIKSGRAKYAWVTLIPLAWDVAVTLTASWQKIFSADPSIGFFAQRAAYQAALAAGETSKGTAHSVEDMQRVVVNSTVTGVLSILFAVLIVIVLVDAVRVWIKALRTTEPLPSTEAPYVESKLFAPSGLVPTAEERRIQKELEAEKAGAST; encoded by the coding sequence ATGACTCCCAAGGAGATCGCCATCTGGGTGCTGGTGGCGATCGTCGGCGCGGTCGCCTGGGGCGTCATCGCGCTCGGCCGCGGCGAGGAGATCTCCGCGGCCTGGCTGGTCTTCGCGGCCCTGGCGTCTTACGCCATCGGTTACCGCTTCTATGCGCGCTTCCTCACCTACAAGGTGCTCAAGGCCGATGACACCCGCGCGACTCCGGCCGAGCGGCTGAACAACGGCACCGACTTCCAGCCCACCGACCGCCGGGTGCTGTTCGGGCACCACTTCGCCGCGATCGCCGGGGCCGGACCGCTGGTCGGCCCGGTGCTGGCCGCGCAGATGGGTTACCTGCCGGGCACCATCTGGATCATCGTCGGCGTCATCTTCGCAGGTGCGGTGCAGGACATGGTGGTGCTGTTCTTCTCCACCCGCCGCAACGGCCGCAGCCTCGGGCAGATGGCCCGCGAGGAGATCGGTCCGGTGGGCGGCGTCGCGGCGCTGATCGCGGTGCTGGCCATCATGATCATCCTGCTGGCGGTGCTGGCGCTGGTCGTGGTCGGCGCGCTGAAGGGTTCGCCGTGGGGCACCTTCTCCATCGGCATGACCATCCCGATCGCCCTGTTCATGGGCTTCTACCTGCGATACCTGCGGCCGGGCAAGATCGTCGAGACCTCGGTCATCGGCGTGGCGCTGCTGATGCTGAGCATCGTCGCGGGCAGCTGGGTGGCCAACTCCGCGCTGGCCGGGTTCTTCACCCTCTCCGGCAACCAGCTGACCTTCGCGCTGATCATCTACGGCTTCATCGCCTCGGTGCTGCCGGTGTGGATGCTGCTGGCGCCGCGCGACTACCTGAGCACGTTCATGAAGGTCGGCGTCGTGGTGATGCTGGCGGTCTCGCTGCTGATCGCGCTGCCGGTGATGAAGACGCAGGCGATCACCGAGTTCGCGCTCAACGGCCAGGGCCCGGTGTTCTCCGGTTCGCTGTTCCCGTTCGTGTTCATCACGATCGCCTGCGGTGCGCTCTCCGGCTTCCACGCGCTGGTTTCCTCGGGCACCACGCCGAAGATGCTGGAGAAGGAGTCGCAGGTCCGCGTCATCGGCTACGGCGGCATGCTCACCGAGTCGTTCGTGGCGATCATGGCGCTGGCCGCGGCGTGCATCATCGACCCCGGCCTGTACTTCGCGATGAACATGCCCGCGACCGCGCTCGGCGACACGCTGGAGTCGGCGTCGCAGGCGGTGGCCGGCATCGGCTTCCAGATCACGCCGGAGCAGCTCGCGGCGGCCGCGGCCTCCGTGGAGGAGGAAACGCTGGTCGGCCGCAGCGGCGGCGCACCCACCCTGGCCGTCGGCCTGGCAGAGGTGTTCTCGCAGGTGCTCGGCGGGGACGCGATGAAGGCGTTCTGGTACCACTTCGCGGTGATGTTCGAGGCGCTGTTCATCCTGACCACTGTGGACGCCGGTACCCGCGTCGGCCGGTTCATGCTGCAGGACACCGTGGGCAACGTCTGGAAGCGCTTCGGCGACGTGAGCTGGAAGCCGGGCAACTGGATCGCCAGCGCGGTGATCGTCGGCGCCTGGGGCTACTTCCTGTGGGCCGGCGTGAACGACCCGCTGGGCGGCATCAACCAGCTGTTCCCGCTGTTCGGCATCGCCAACCAGCTGCTGGCGGCGGTGGCGCTGGCGGTGGCGACCACGCTGTTGATCAAGTCGGGCCGGGCCAAGTACGCCTGGGTGACCTTGATCCCGCTGGCCTGGGACGTGGCGGTGACGCTGACGGCGAGCTGGCAGAAGATCTTCTCCGCGGACCCGTCGATCGGCTTCTTCGCCCAGCGCGCGGCCTACCAGGCGGCGCTGGCCGCGGGCGAGACGAGCAAGGGCACCGCGCACAGCGTGGAGGACATGCAGCGGGTCGTGGTCAACTCCACGGTCACCGGCGTGCTGAGCATCCTGTTCGCGGTGCTGATCGTGATCGTGCTGGTGGACGCGGTCCGCGTCTGGATCAAGGCGCTGCGGACCACCGAACCGCTGCCCAGCACCGAGGCCCCGTACGTCGAGTCGAAGCTGTTCGCCCCGTCCGGCCTGGTCCCGACGGCCGAGGAGCGCCGCATCCAGAAGGAACTGGAAGCGGAGAAGGCCGGAGCGAGCACGTGA
- a CDS encoding VOC family protein — MALGEFGRWARWLRYGREIMPDLLGINHLTLSTTDLDRLVGYYTELLGATFAFGRAATSTDPRIAVLDVGGADHLMIVETDTAPSTELDPLDQAGWGLRVATLAQLREVRERIVDAGWQVGQIEELPAQWTMTARDPDGRPVDVRAHRPRT; from the coding sequence TTGGCGCTCGGAGAATTCGGCCGCTGGGCCCGGTGGCTGCGGTACGGTCGGGAGATCATGCCCGATCTCCTCGGAATCAACCACCTGACCCTGTCCACGACCGATCTCGACCGGCTCGTCGGCTACTACACGGAGCTGCTCGGAGCGACGTTCGCCTTCGGGCGCGCCGCCACCTCCACCGATCCGCGGATCGCGGTCCTCGACGTCGGCGGCGCCGACCACCTGATGATCGTCGAAACCGACACCGCTCCCAGCACCGAACTCGATCCCCTGGACCAAGCGGGCTGGGGCCTGCGGGTGGCGACGCTCGCGCAGCTGCGCGAGGTCCGCGAACGGATCGTGGATGCCGGGTGGCAGGTGGGGCAGATCGAGGAACTGCCCGCGCAGTGGACGATGACCGCTCGCGATCCCGACGGACGCCCGGTGGACGTCCGGGCTCACCGGCCCCGCACCTGA
- a CDS encoding YbdD/YjiX family protein: MTTTVLTRLRGTARAAWQIVRGVVGENAYERYLAHHHRNHPGEEPLGEREFWRRHVDSQDARPGSRCC; this comes from the coding sequence GTGACGACGACGGTCCTGACCAGGCTGCGCGGCACCGCCCGCGCGGCCTGGCAGATCGTGCGCGGTGTGGTCGGCGAGAACGCCTACGAGCGCTACCTCGCCCACCACCACCGCAACCACCCGGGCGAAGAACCGCTGGGAGAGCGGGAGTTCTGGCGCCGCCACGTCGACAGCCAGGACGCCCGCCCGGGCTCCCGCTGCTGCTGA